CTTCTGTTAATATTAATATATTAGAAGATAAAATTATTGCTATTAAATTAATAATTCCAGATATCATTAAAGTATTTAATTCAAATGATATTAATATATTTACTATTATTAATACTACAAATGAGAGTATAGAGATAAGAAAATATGGTATATATTTCTCCCCTAAATTAAGTCTATATATTTTATCAATAATATTTATTACATTTTCATTTACCTTTGCTATATTACTATAATTTGCAAATATATCATCTCTTTGACCAATCCATCTTGATACTGCATGTAATTCTTCTGGAGAAAATTTACTTTTATCACTTATGATTTTTTCTAATTCTTTGTCATCTATCAAACTATATTTCTTTTCTTCTTCTATAACTGGAATTTTTTCATAATCTGTTTCTGGATTTATTTTTTCACCCTTTTTAATTACATAATCTGTATATTGCATATAATAATCTTGCTCTTTTATAACACCTTTACTTGCCAAACTTAAAAATACAATAGTTAATGGGTCATATTTACTCTTGCCATATATTTTTTGACACATAGCAGCACTTATTTTATCATCTACCTTAAATTCTGGAACTATTGGTATATTATCTTTATTTCTCATTTTTTTAATTAATGATAATAATATTACAAAAATTGATATTAAACCTAATATAACATTAATCTTTATACTTGGGTAGGCTACTAAAACATTATTAATTTTATCTAATAAAGTATATTTATAGTATACATTGTCTAAATTAACTTTAAATGTCATACCTTCATATTTAGATAAAGGATTAATATTTCTTATTTTATCTTTTCCTACTATCTCAAAATTATTAGTATTTTTTCCATAAACTCCCGTATATACATACAATTCTTTTATTGCACTAGGTTTTAATTCTAATTTTATCTCAACATTTTCTATAGGCATACTCCAAAAATTACCTGTAGCATTTAAATATATTTGAGTTCTAGTATCCTCAGTTCTTATTACATTATACAAATCATATTCAATTATAAATCTTGTGATTTTATTTGTTGGTAAATAAGAATTTGGCGAACCCAATCTAAATGAAGTATATTTTCCTTGATTTTTACTAAGACTTTCAAAATTACTTCTAAAATTAACTAAACCTATATTACTTTCAAATTTAAAAAATTTATAATCCGCATTTTTAGTTAGAATGTCTCTTGTTATTCCGTGCTTCATTTGCCCTTCTGGGTTATAGTCTATTGTTTCAACTATATGTAAACTTTTATCTTCATTAACAGATACATTATAATAAAAATTTTCTATTTTTTCTCCATACATATTCAATGATAAGAAAGTCATTATACAAAATATTATTTTTTTCATCTCAAACCACCTTTTCATACTTAATTTTAACACAATTTTATTTTTTTTTCATTATTTAATTTCTCTTGTACTATTTTTTTTTATACTGTATAATATATTTAGAACATAAAAAGGAGAGATTATGAAAATAAAAAAAAGAATAATATTTAGCAGACATGGTTTAAGATACCCTCTTTTTTATCATGAAAGTCTATTGAAAATTTATGGTAAAGATATTATAAATTGGGATTTTCCTAATGAACTTATGGGACACTTATCAAAAAAAGGAGAAGTTATAGAATTCTTATTTGGTCAAGAATTAAAAGAGATTTTAAATCTTAATGATAATATGAAAATAAGGGTTTTATGCAATTCAACTCATAGAACATACCATACATCTAGATTACTTTGCTTAGGTATGAATCCATTTAAAGAACAAGTTATAGATTACAAAGATAAAAGCTTTAATAAACTTGATACTAGGTATAATATATTATTTAAAGAAAATAAGATATTAGATTATGATAAAGTAAAAAAAATAGATGAAAAATTAAAAGATGCATATACTAGAATAGAAGAATTATTAGATTTAGAAAAAGGAACTATTGTAAATAAAAAAAGTAATATTTATTTAGATGATACTGGATATTTACATGTTAAAGGAGCATTAAGACTTGCTACAGATATTTCAGACTTATTTATATTAAAATATTATGAAAATTTCCCACTAGATAAAATCTTTAAAAGTGATGACTTTATGAAAGATTTAAGATTAATTTCTACGGTAAAAGATGAATTCTTAGATTTAATATTTGGAGATACTAAATATATAAAAGAGTCTAAAGAAAATGCATATCTATTATTATCAGATGAAATTAAAAAAGATAATGATTTGACTTTAATAGTAGGACACGATTCTAATTTATCTTGTATAATGAGTATGTTAGATATAGATTATAAATTAAATGAAAATATGATAGAAAAATACCCAATAGGAGCAAAATTATTATTTAATATATTTGAAGATGATACCTATGAATTATACTATGTTTATTATAATTATAATGATATTAGAGAAATTAAGTATAATAA
This window of the Oceanivirga salmonicida genome carries:
- a CDS encoding DUF2207 domain-containing protein; amino-acid sequence: MKKIIFCIMTFLSLNMYGEKIENFYYNVSVNEDKSLHIVETIDYNPEGQMKHGITRDILTKNADYKFFKFESNIGLVNFRSNFESLSKNQGKYTSFRLGSPNSYLPTNKITRFIIEYDLYNVIRTEDTRTQIYLNATGNFWSMPIENVEIKLELKPSAIKELYVYTGVYGKNTNNFEIVGKDKIRNINPLSKYEGMTFKVNLDNVYYKYTLLDKINNVLVAYPSIKINVILGLISIFVILLSLIKKMRNKDNIPIVPEFKVDDKISAAMCQKIYGKSKYDPLTIVFLSLASKGVIKEQDYYMQYTDYVIKKGEKINPETDYEKIPVIEEEKKYSLIDDKELEKIISDKSKFSPEELHAVSRWIGQRDDIFANYSNIAKVNENVINIIDKIYRLNLGEKYIPYFLISILSFVVLIIVNILISFELNTLMISGIINLIAIILSSNILILTEEGKKAYRNVKGFVMYFDKVETNIFKTLQTKKEIIDYAKKMLPYAVAVGIEAKFIDLLNKELSVRNIGKENIYPYIYYSYFVNRHIINNKIGYLISENNRIANTNTNHSSGGGFSGGSGGFSGGGFSGGGGSSW